The following coding sequences are from one Streptomyces angustmyceticus window:
- a CDS encoding LOG family protein, which yields MKSAVTVYCGASLGEHPGYADAARQLGQALARADMDLVYGGASTGLMGCVADAALLGGSRVTGVIPQSLVRFEVAHTALTELRVVDTMHERKALMAQLGDAFVAMPGGFGTAEELFEVLTWAQLGLHAKPCALLNTNGYYTPLLRFLEHAAGEGFVHRRYLDNVIVEEDPHVLLSRLSGHRALPHLFEEVAEA from the coding sequence ATGAAATCGGCCGTCACCGTGTACTGCGGAGCCTCACTCGGCGAGCACCCCGGATACGCGGACGCAGCGCGTCAATTAGGGCAGGCACTGGCGCGGGCCGACATGGATCTGGTCTACGGCGGTGCGTCCACCGGCCTGATGGGGTGCGTGGCGGACGCGGCGCTCCTCGGCGGCAGCCGCGTCACCGGAGTGATCCCGCAGAGCCTCGTCCGCTTCGAGGTCGCCCACACCGCCCTCACCGAGCTGCGCGTCGTCGACACCATGCACGAACGCAAGGCCCTGATGGCTCAGTTGGGCGATGCCTTCGTGGCGATGCCGGGCGGCTTCGGCACCGCGGAGGAGCTGTTCGAGGTCCTGACGTGGGCCCAGCTCGGCCTGCACGCCAAACCGTGCGCCCTGCTGAACACCAACGGCTACTACACGCCGCTCCTGAGGTTCCTGGAACACGCCGCCGGCGAAGGCTTCGTGCACCGGCGCTACCTCGACAACGTCATCGTCGAGGAGGATCCGCACGTCCTGCTCTCGCGCCTCTCGGGCCACCGTGCGCTGCCGCACCTCTTCGAGGAGGTGGCGGAGGCATGA
- a CDS encoding HAD family hydrolase yields the protein MTTARRPAAAGAPSRPSDAASPAPALAVFDLDGTLLPETTSCREIARVVGRHADIHDLEAAYGRGEIDSRAFAVSALRCWSSGGETVYRRAFEAARFLDGIQDCLTWLRAQGTTTVLVTMSHREFAECFDGFDRIFASDYPRDILDPEDKPLIVDRLRAGLGITPDDVIAFGDSMSDLPLFRTLPRTVAVNASPALTELAAYHYRGDDLREALRLVCPAAEFVS from the coding sequence ATGACCACAGCACGCCGTCCGGCAGCAGCGGGTGCCCCCTCCCGGCCGTCCGATGCCGCGTCCCCCGCGCCCGCCCTCGCCGTGTTCGACCTCGACGGGACCCTGCTCCCGGAGACGACGTCCTGCCGGGAGATCGCCCGGGTGGTCGGCAGGCACGCGGACATCCACGACCTGGAAGCGGCTTACGGCCGCGGGGAGATCGACAGCCGCGCCTTCGCGGTCAGCGCGCTGCGGTGCTGGAGCTCGGGCGGCGAGACCGTCTACCGCCGGGCCTTCGAGGCCGCGCGCTTCCTGGACGGCATCCAGGACTGTCTGACCTGGCTGCGCGCGCAGGGGACGACGACCGTCCTGGTGACGATGTCGCACCGGGAGTTCGCCGAGTGCTTCGACGGATTCGACCGGATCTTCGCGTCGGACTACCCCCGCGACATCCTCGACCCCGAGGACAAGCCGCTGATCGTCGACCGGCTGCGGGCCGGCCTGGGCATCACCCCCGACGACGTCATCGCCTTCGGCGACTCGATGTCCGACCTGCCGCTTTTCCGCACCCTGCCGCGCACGGTCGCCGTCAACGCCTCCCCCGCCCTCACCGAACTGGCCGCGTACCACTACCGGGGCGACGACCTGCGCGAGGCGCTGCGCCTGGTCTGCCCCGCCGCGGAGTTCGTGTCATGA
- a CDS encoding LysR family transcriptional regulator, producing the protein MTVNLPQLRAFLAVVDAGGFSAAAAELGMSQSAVSHAVAALERELAAPLLVRATPARTTALGARVLPHARLALSAARSVEQIAAEATGTMTGTVRLAATPTVCQGLVPGLLRHWRDEQPRITVRVFEGDSAEVAGWLADGTTDAAVLIDPPPGPGVQLAEDAYRALLPRDHPLADEPLVDLRDLEDDQFLISPNGCEARIRTIHGLAGLRFSPTHRVRDLATLISMVQAGIGVTVLSEVSRSLIPSDLVLLPLAPQTSRRLVLTGPSNRPWHPAIRALADSAVSHLARVASLSPVPEEAGVAGEARDRDAGEAREAGAPQPLPRHAP; encoded by the coding sequence ATGACCGTGAACCTTCCCCAGTTGAGGGCGTTCCTCGCCGTCGTCGACGCGGGCGGCTTCAGCGCGGCCGCCGCCGAACTGGGCATGAGCCAATCAGCGGTGTCGCACGCGGTCGCCGCCCTGGAGCGCGAGCTGGCCGCCCCGCTGCTGGTCCGCGCCACCCCGGCGCGGACCACGGCGCTCGGCGCGCGGGTCCTGCCGCACGCCCGCCTCGCGCTGTCGGCGGCCCGGTCCGTGGAGCAGATCGCGGCCGAGGCCACCGGGACGATGACCGGCACCGTACGGCTGGCCGCCACACCGACCGTCTGCCAGGGGCTGGTCCCCGGCCTGCTCCGGCACTGGCGCGACGAACAGCCGCGGATCACGGTGCGGGTCTTCGAGGGCGACAGCGCCGAGGTCGCGGGCTGGCTGGCGGACGGCACGACCGATGCCGCCGTCCTGATCGACCCGCCGCCCGGCCCCGGTGTCCAGCTCGCCGAGGACGCCTACCGGGCGCTGCTGCCCCGGGACCACCCCTTGGCGGACGAGCCGCTCGTCGACCTCCGCGACCTGGAGGACGACCAGTTCCTGATCTCGCCCAACGGCTGCGAGGCCCGCATCCGTACGATCCACGGCCTGGCCGGGCTGCGCTTCTCCCCCACGCACCGGGTGCGGGACCTGGCGACCCTGATCAGCATGGTGCAGGCGGGTATCGGCGTGACCGTCCTGTCCGAGGTGTCCCGTTCCCTGATCCCGTCCGACCTGGTCCTGCTGCCGCTGGCGCCGCAGACCTCGCGCCGCCTCGTCCTGACCGGGCCGTCGAACCGGCCCTGGCACCCGGCGATCCGGGCCTTGGCGGATTCGGCCGTCAGTCATCTGGCCCGCGTCGCTTCGCTGTCACCCGTGCCGGAGGAGGCAGGGGTTGCAGGGGAAGCAAGGGACAGGGATGCGGGGGAAGCCAGGGAGGCAGGGGCGCCACAGCCGTTGCCCCGGCATGCCCCGTGA
- a CDS encoding tautomerase family protein, with protein sequence MPYIRVTVPDPDLPADVRSALAEGLTGLAVSALRKAGARTIVHLNLVPAGSYFVDGKPLTGTRDAHVEASITAGTNSAAEKAAFIARAHELLSDLLGPLPRAGVALHELHPESYGYHGITQFDFYRRAGNAPAAAPATR encoded by the coding sequence ATGCCGTACATCCGGGTCACCGTCCCCGACCCCGACCTCCCCGCCGACGTCCGGAGCGCCCTCGCCGAGGGGCTGACCGGGCTGGCGGTCTCCGCCCTGCGGAAAGCGGGTGCGCGCACCATCGTCCACCTCAACCTGGTCCCGGCCGGCAGCTACTTCGTGGACGGCAAACCCCTGACCGGCACCCGTGACGCGCATGTGGAGGCCAGCATCACCGCGGGCACGAACAGCGCCGCGGAGAAGGCCGCCTTCATCGCAAGGGCCCATGAACTGCTGTCGGACCTCCTCGGCCCGCTGCCCCGGGCCGGTGTCGCGCTCCACGAACTCCACCCCGAGAGCTACGGCTACCACGGGATCACCCAGTTCGACTTCTACCGCCGTGCCGGGAACGCACCGGCTGCTGCCCCCGCCACCCGCTGA
- a CDS encoding MFS transporter, with amino-acid sequence MPLAILALAISAFAVGTTEFVIMGLLSDVAADLSVSVPVAGHLVSGYALGVVAGALPLAALTTRLPRRAVLVLLMSVFVGGNLLAGVAPGYGLLLAARVLVSLAHGAFFGVASVTAADLVAPDRRATAISLIFSGMTVSTILGVPLGTLVGQHFGWRATFLSVALVGFLGLLSILVLLPARPRPAAGGLRTELRAFRRRQVWVTLLVTTLVSAAIFASFTYIEPMLVTVTGFAPAAVTVILMLYGVGMSVGNLLGGHFAGKFPVGTLHTTLTALAVLLAVLAYSIHFRTPAVITLTLLGLCGTAAIPTLQHRIMQVAPTARTLASAANVAALNVGNALAAWLGGLAIDAGFGYASPNLVGALLAIAATVIAVVTHLTGPGPDAERTTPRTGTQAPTRAP; translated from the coding sequence ATGCCCCTGGCGATCCTTGCCCTGGCCATCAGCGCTTTCGCGGTCGGCACGACCGAATTCGTGATCATGGGATTGCTCTCGGACGTGGCGGCCGACCTGTCCGTCTCCGTGCCCGTGGCCGGCCATCTCGTCTCCGGCTACGCCCTCGGCGTCGTGGCCGGCGCACTTCCGCTCGCCGCCCTGACCACCCGATTACCCCGCCGCGCCGTCCTGGTGCTCCTGATGTCCGTCTTCGTCGGGGGCAACCTCCTCGCCGGAGTGGCCCCCGGATACGGCCTGCTGCTGGCCGCCCGCGTGCTGGTGTCGCTGGCCCACGGCGCCTTCTTCGGCGTCGCCTCGGTCACCGCCGCCGACCTCGTCGCCCCGGACCGGCGGGCCACGGCCATCTCCCTCATCTTCAGCGGCATGACCGTCTCGACGATCCTCGGCGTACCGCTGGGCACGCTCGTCGGCCAGCACTTCGGCTGGCGGGCCACCTTCCTGAGCGTGGCGCTCGTGGGATTCCTCGGGCTCCTCAGCATCCTCGTCCTGCTGCCCGCCCGGCCCCGTCCGGCGGCCGGGGGACTGCGCACCGAACTGCGCGCGTTCCGCCGGCGGCAGGTGTGGGTCACGCTCCTCGTCACCACGCTGGTCTCCGCCGCCATTTTCGCCTCGTTCACCTACATCGAGCCGATGCTCGTGACGGTGACCGGGTTCGCGCCGGCCGCCGTCACCGTGATTCTCATGCTCTACGGCGTCGGGATGTCCGTCGGCAACCTGCTGGGCGGGCACTTCGCCGGAAAGTTCCCCGTCGGCACGCTGCACACCACCCTGACCGCACTGGCGGTGCTGCTCGCGGTCCTCGCCTACAGCATCCACTTCCGGACACCCGCGGTGATCACCCTGACGCTGCTGGGACTGTGCGGCACCGCCGCGATCCCCACCCTGCAGCACCGCATCATGCAGGTGGCACCCACGGCCCGCACGCTCGCCTCGGCCGCGAACGTCGCCGCACTCAACGTCGGCAACGCACTCGCGGCCTGGCTCGGCGGCCTCGCCATCGACGCGGGCTTCGGCTACGCCTCGCCCAACCTCGTCGGTGCCCTGCTCGCCATAGCCGCCACCGTCATCGCCGTCGTCACGCACCTCACCGGCCCCGGGCCGGACGCGGAGCGGACCACGCCACGCACCGGAACGCAGGCGCCGACCCGCGCACCCTGA
- a CDS encoding adenosylhomocysteinase, which translates to MTPTIHASEVADMGLADHGEGLCDWSAQSMPILARLRERYAAEKPFAGRRIAIAVHITTETANLALTLQAGGAEVFLCASNVRTTNDAVAAYAARQGVHVHGIQGEDRETYAAHCHRVLDARPHLVIDDGADLTGLLHGARTDAASDVVAGLEETTAGIQRIRSLEADGLLRYPVIAVNEARTKHLFDNRYGTGQSTMDAVLRLTNTLVAGSRVVVAGYGMCGKGVAARARGMGADVLVTEVDHVRALEAVMDGYRVMEMDRAAELGDLFITVTSSKNVLRAEHFALMPDGAIVCNSGHFDVEIDVPALRAAARKHTRPRPGVDQYTLANGRRITLLAGGEVVNLAAAEGNPATLMDMSFTNQVLGCEYLLRNAAHMDRRVHALPADIDDHVADLKLRTLGVGIDTLSEEQIAYLRSWDQGSA; encoded by the coding sequence ATGACACCCACCATCCATGCCAGCGAGGTCGCCGACATGGGCCTCGCCGACCATGGTGAAGGACTGTGCGACTGGTCGGCCCAGTCGATGCCCATCCTGGCGCGGTTACGTGAGCGCTACGCCGCGGAGAAGCCCTTCGCGGGCCGGCGCATCGCGATCGCCGTGCACATCACGACCGAGACCGCCAATCTCGCCCTGACCCTGCAGGCCGGCGGCGCCGAGGTCTTCCTGTGCGCCTCCAACGTACGGACGACGAACGACGCGGTGGCCGCCTACGCGGCCCGGCAGGGGGTGCACGTCCACGGCATCCAGGGCGAGGACCGCGAGACCTACGCCGCACACTGCCACCGCGTCCTGGACGCCCGCCCGCACCTGGTCATCGACGACGGCGCGGATCTGACCGGCCTGCTGCACGGCGCGCGCACCGACGCCGCGTCCGACGTCGTCGCGGGCCTGGAGGAGACCACGGCGGGCATCCAGCGCATCCGCAGCCTGGAGGCCGACGGGCTGCTGCGCTACCCCGTCATCGCGGTCAACGAGGCGCGTACCAAGCACCTCTTCGACAACCGCTACGGCACCGGCCAGAGCACCATGGACGCCGTCCTGCGCCTGACGAACACGCTGGTGGCCGGCTCACGGGTGGTCGTGGCCGGTTACGGGATGTGCGGCAAGGGCGTGGCGGCACGGGCCCGCGGGATGGGCGCCGATGTCCTGGTGACCGAGGTGGACCACGTCCGGGCCCTGGAGGCCGTGATGGACGGATACCGGGTCATGGAGATGGACCGTGCCGCGGAGCTCGGTGACCTCTTCATCACGGTCACCAGCAGCAAGAACGTCCTGCGGGCCGAGCACTTCGCGCTGATGCCCGACGGTGCCATCGTGTGCAACTCCGGGCACTTCGACGTCGAGATCGATGTGCCGGCGCTGCGCGCCGCGGCCCGCAAGCACACCCGCCCCCGCCCCGGCGTCGACCAGTACACCCTCGCGAACGGCCGGCGCATCACCCTCCTCGCCGGCGGCGAAGTGGTGAACCTCGCCGCCGCCGAGGGCAACCCGGCCACGTTGATGGACATGTCCTTCACCAACCAGGTCCTGGGCTGCGAGTACCTCCTCCGGAACGCCGCCCACATGGACCGCCGGGTGCACGCCCTGCCCGCGGACATCGACGACCACGTGGCCGACCTCAAACTCCGGACACTGGGCGTCGGCATCGACACCCTGAGCGAGGAACAGATCGCCTACCTGCGCTCCTGGGACCAGGGCAGCGCCTGA
- a CDS encoding LacI family DNA-binding transcriptional regulator, whose product MTSKDLARTLGVSQATVSLVMAGKWRGRVSATMAKKVLDAAVDMGYRLNLSARSLRLGRTGTVMLVVPSLTNPHFADVHSGAARAGAERGIGVIVYPLNGEDGKGPFPFPRQAIDGVLACAVSADSIDRLRDGVAMVALDSDPDAGVCSVTMEVAAGMRSAVDHLVRLGHRHLLHVRAQRDAWTFTQRTAAFDGRIAAHPRVRGRSLAVPFDGARTRELILARLRDDTSVTGIICDDDNLAACAYSAAHGLGLSIPGDLSVIGFDDLPLASLLVPALTTVRLPSQELGRLGMERFLRHDTATARTVLPIEFVERASVGPPGR is encoded by the coding sequence ATGACAAGCAAGGACCTTGCCAGGACACTTGGGGTGTCACAGGCCACCGTCTCGCTGGTGATGGCGGGAAAGTGGCGTGGACGGGTCTCGGCCACAATGGCGAAGAAAGTTCTGGATGCGGCGGTCGACATGGGCTATCGACTCAATCTCTCGGCACGAAGTCTGCGATTAGGACGAACCGGCACCGTGATGCTGGTCGTCCCCTCCCTGACGAACCCGCATTTCGCCGATGTGCACAGCGGAGCGGCCCGCGCCGGTGCCGAGCGCGGCATCGGGGTGATCGTCTATCCCCTCAACGGCGAGGACGGCAAAGGACCGTTCCCCTTTCCCCGGCAGGCCATCGACGGCGTCCTCGCCTGTGCCGTCTCCGCCGACAGCATCGACCGGCTCCGGGACGGCGTCGCCATGGTGGCCCTGGACAGCGACCCGGACGCCGGCGTCTGCTCGGTCACCATGGAGGTGGCGGCCGGGATGCGGTCCGCCGTGGACCACCTCGTCCGCCTCGGGCACCGGCACCTCCTGCATGTCCGCGCCCAGCGCGACGCCTGGACGTTCACCCAGCGCACCGCGGCCTTCGACGGCCGGATCGCGGCACACCCCCGGGTACGGGGACGCAGCCTGGCCGTGCCCTTCGACGGCGCACGGACACGGGAGCTGATCCTCGCCAGACTGCGCGACGACACCTCGGTGACCGGCATCATCTGCGACGACGACAACCTGGCCGCCTGCGCCTACTCCGCCGCGCACGGCCTGGGACTGTCCATTCCCGGCGATCTCTCCGTCATCGGATTCGACGACCTGCCCCTCGCCTCCCTGCTGGTCCCCGCCCTGACGACGGTGCGCCTGCCCTCCCAGGAGCTGGGCCGCCTGGGCATGGAGAGGTTCCTGCGCCACGACACCGCGACGGCCAGGACGGTGCTGCCGATCGAGTTCGTCGAACGGGCCTCGGTGGGGCCGCCGGGACGGTGA
- a CDS encoding haloacid dehalogenase type II, which produces MDVDAAVFDVFGTLTDWRSGVAGALADIGGRAGLEADWPAVADTWRRRYRPALERVLGGELPWRPLDALHRLTLDEALAGHGLDALDGAERDALVRAWHRLRPWPDAAPGLELLHTTRVLTATLSNGGVGPLARLTKQAGLRFDCVLSAELARSYKPDPRVYLMAAELLEVEPRRLLMVACHPDDLEAAAAAGLRTAYIPRPLEWGPDAARVAPPAGVDLVADDVPGLARALGATG; this is translated from the coding sequence ATGGACGTTGATGCCGCCGTGTTCGATGTGTTCGGGACGTTGACCGACTGGCGGTCCGGCGTGGCCGGCGCGCTGGCCGACATCGGCGGCCGGGCCGGACTGGAGGCCGACTGGCCGGCCGTCGCCGACACCTGGCGACGGCGCTACCGCCCGGCGCTGGAGCGGGTGCTGGGCGGAGAGCTGCCCTGGCGGCCGCTGGACGCTCTGCACCGGCTCACGCTCGACGAGGCCCTGGCCGGGCACGGGCTCGACGCCCTCGACGGCGCCGAACGCGATGCGCTCGTACGGGCCTGGCACCGTCTGCGCCCCTGGCCCGACGCCGCTCCCGGGCTGGAGCTGCTGCACACCACCCGTGTGCTGACCGCGACGCTGTCCAACGGCGGGGTCGGCCCGCTCGCACGCCTCACCAAACAGGCGGGGCTGCGCTTCGACTGCGTCCTGTCGGCCGAGCTGGCCAGGTCCTACAAGCCCGACCCCCGCGTCTACCTCATGGCCGCCGAGCTGCTCGAAGTGGAGCCGCGACGGCTCCTCATGGTGGCCTGCCACCCCGACGACCTCGAAGCGGCCGCGGCGGCGGGGCTCCGTACCGCGTACATCCCGCGCCCGCTGGAGTGGGGGCCGGACGCCGCGCGGGTCGCTCCGCCCGCCGGGGTCGACCTGGTCGCCGACGACGTCCCCGGCCTGGCCCGCGCGCTGGGGGCGACGGGCTGA
- a CDS encoding phosphoribosyltransferase family protein, whose product MTPTHPITIGDVRRELPIVRVADDARIAFLKLYGDVELTVACARALAERMPTDIDVIVGPETGGILLAHELAEHSGRPYAIARKKLRPNMVKPLRVPVQSIGTPGRQELFLGDDDVALVEGRRVALVDEVVSSGGTLTALHELVATAGGTVRQVLAVATEGERRPEVESLLHLPVFPG is encoded by the coding sequence ATGACGCCCACCCATCCCATCACCATCGGCGACGTCCGCCGCGAGCTGCCGATCGTCCGGGTGGCGGACGACGCCCGGATCGCCTTCCTCAAGCTGTACGGCGACGTGGAACTCACCGTCGCCTGCGCCCGCGCGCTGGCCGAGCGGATGCCGACGGACATCGATGTCATCGTCGGCCCGGAGACCGGGGGCATCCTGCTCGCCCACGAGCTCGCCGAGCACTCCGGGCGTCCCTACGCGATCGCCCGCAAGAAGCTGCGCCCGAACATGGTCAAGCCGCTCCGTGTCCCGGTGCAGAGCATCGGAACACCGGGCAGGCAGGAACTCTTCCTCGGCGACGACGACGTGGCGCTCGTCGAGGGCCGCCGCGTCGCCCTCGTCGACGAGGTCGTCAGCAGCGGCGGCACCCTGACCGCGCTCCATGAACTCGTCGCCACGGCCGGCGGCACCGTGCGGCAGGTGCTGGCCGTGGCCACCGAGGGCGAGCGCAGGCCGGAGGTGGAGTCGCTGCTGCACCTGCCCGTCTTCCCGGGCTAG
- the prs gene encoding ribose-phosphate diphosphokinase yields the protein MSARHPTGRTAAAATEPPPAGTGALTVLCRSFADDFPGGLDAFHDALGRRGLTTEVHERVDGRFPDGELCVDLPGDPTGAHVLVHQSLTGPAEQVDRSVLALLAVARAYREHGARKVTAVVPHLAYARHDRHVPGERRPIMAGLLAQLAATAGIDTLITLASGAEDRLGPLSGPLNLVQLPSDQALLALVRPWVLPGRTVLVAPDAGAARQVRRLGDRLHLPVVTATKRRTGPDSVTAALTSSPPGPADRVIIVDDLITSAGTMLAVARLVRAEFEGCQVLCAATHLRPTATGEQRLAAALRDGTLHRVLTTDAAGHRPRITGLDVTAVLPLIADAVASHVLPDHAPLAERPTAHAGSH from the coding sequence ATGAGTGCCCGGCACCCCACCGGCCGTACCGCGGCCGCGGCGACCGAACCGCCCCCGGCCGGGACCGGCGCCCTCACCGTGCTGTGCCGGTCCTTCGCCGACGACTTCCCGGGCGGGCTGGACGCCTTCCACGACGCCCTGGGCCGGCGAGGGCTGACCACCGAGGTGCACGAACGGGTCGACGGGCGCTTCCCCGACGGGGAGTTGTGCGTGGACCTGCCCGGGGACCCCACCGGCGCCCATGTGCTCGTGCACCAGTCCCTGACCGGACCCGCCGAGCAGGTCGACCGGTCCGTGCTGGCGCTGCTGGCGGTGGCCCGCGCCTACCGGGAGCACGGGGCGCGCAAGGTGACCGCCGTCGTGCCGCACCTCGCGTACGCGCGCCACGACCGGCATGTCCCCGGTGAACGCCGCCCGATCATGGCCGGCCTGCTGGCGCAGCTCGCCGCGACCGCGGGCATCGACACACTCATCACCCTCGCCTCGGGCGCAGAGGACCGGCTCGGACCACTCAGCGGGCCCCTGAACCTGGTGCAACTCCCCTCGGATCAGGCGCTGTTGGCGCTGGTGCGGCCCTGGGTCCTGCCCGGCCGTACGGTGCTCGTGGCCCCGGACGCGGGGGCCGCCCGGCAGGTCCGGCGGCTCGGCGACCGGCTGCACCTCCCGGTGGTCACCGCCACCAAGCGGCGCACCGGTCCGGACTCCGTCACGGCCGCCCTCACGTCGTCGCCGCCCGGCCCCGCCGACCGCGTCATCATCGTCGACGACCTGATCACCAGTGCGGGCACGATGCTGGCGGTGGCCCGGCTGGTACGGGCCGAGTTCGAGGGGTGTCAGGTGCTCTGCGCGGCGACGCATCTGCGCCCCACCGCCACCGGCGAACAGCGACTGGCCGCCGCGCTGCGGGACGGGACGCTGCACCGCGTGCTCACCACCGACGCGGCGGGCCACCGCCCCCGTATCACCGGCCTCGACGTCACCGCGGTCCTGCCGTTGATCGCCGACGCCGTCGCCTCCCACGTGCTCCCCGACCACGCCCCCTTAGCGGAAAGGCCCACTGCGCATGCCGGCTCCCACTGA
- a CDS encoding beta/alpha barrel domain-containing protein, translating into MPAPTELLESVPPTALSPVLSMSVVCLDQTRLGAHIETLRTLGISRLHVDLIDPAFGRNVGLPLETISDLAATCGLPIDVHAMLHRPGDLLEQAAQRGAATVCVHQRTVTPEVLDCLRRIAAGPTEVGLVVDPGEGIDRALVERLNPAQLTVMSVEPGGAGRPFRDEALLTLAEAAELRERGTVQRVEADGAVGPATVARLVSAGAGQLVLGSTVFPQRGPADNRLDELALALSALSPA; encoded by the coding sequence ATGCCGGCTCCCACTGAGCTGCTCGAATCCGTTCCCCCGACCGCGCTGAGCCCGGTCCTGTCGATGTCCGTGGTCTGCCTCGACCAGACCAGGCTCGGCGCACACATCGAGACCCTGCGGACGCTGGGGATCAGCCGGCTGCACGTCGATCTCATCGACCCGGCGTTCGGACGGAACGTGGGGCTGCCCCTGGAGACCATCAGCGATCTGGCGGCCACCTGCGGCCTGCCGATCGACGTCCACGCCATGCTGCACCGCCCCGGTGACCTGCTGGAGCAGGCCGCGCAGCGGGGCGCGGCCACGGTCTGCGTCCACCAGCGGACCGTCACCCCCGAGGTACTGGACTGCTTACGGCGCATCGCCGCCGGACCCACCGAGGTCGGCCTGGTCGTCGACCCGGGCGAGGGAATCGACCGGGCGCTGGTCGAGCGGCTGAACCCCGCCCAGCTGACGGTGATGAGCGTCGAACCGGGCGGTGCGGGGCGGCCGTTCCGCGACGAGGCCCTGCTGACCCTGGCCGAGGCCGCCGAGCTGCGCGAGCGCGGGACGGTGCAGCGGGTGGAGGCCGACGGGGCGGTCGGACCGGCCACGGTCGCCCGGCTGGTGTCCGCCGGCGCCGGTCAACTCGTCCTCGGCAGCACGGTCTTCCCGCAGCGCGGCCCGGCGGACAACCGCCTGGACGAACTGGCCCTGGCGCTCTCCGCCCTCTCCCCCGCCTGA